The sequence TTGTAAGTGTCCGTTTGGCTACTTTTTCTTGACCCTGCTCGTTCTGTCAAACGACtttcaatttataacaattttcagTGTCAAGTTCCTGTATAGTACGTTTGTTTGAAAGGATCAGAAAAACTTGTGATAGATCAAAGATAGTTTCTTTAAAGTTTCAATACATATCAGTTTGACGACTATTTCAAGgtaatatatactagtagtcacggtaaacaataaataatggttttaattgttttcaatgtaaAGTTTTCTGCTCAAATCGGTTTCATATGAACTGCTTATCGTcagcagtggcggatctagccattttaaaaaggagggGGTACCAtagatacattttttgtaaaaggggGTTGCAACTATAAATGTCCCCATTAGAATACATCGATGGTAAACCAAAAAAAAGGAGGTTTTCAACCCATTGATCAAAGATATTTTCTATAACGTTGCATTTCTAAAAGAACATATCGGTTTGACGACTAGcactatttacaaaatgtatgtattgtttttttttttttttatataaacttcttGCAATCACACGAACTACATTGTAACTTGGTTTCTTAAATTACCCCATTTCGgggattttattaaaattaccaaGTAGTTCGAATTACACCTCAGTATGACAATCTAtcattttaacaaatgtttaacGCGCTGCTTTCTATTTCATGCATGGTCCAGCAATTTTGAATGTATTAGCAACGTTGTTGTCCATCAGATTTTCGGCTTTTTCCACTGAAATTTCTACCCGACAGGCGAGACAAAATTCTCTGAATCAGCTTATTATAATCTCGCCGTATGATGTTTTGTTATATGAGTGTTTatatacgcgtatggtccaaatactcatatggtccggaacatacatatatataatttgcaGAAATTGTTATCCAAATGAGAGTCTATAAAATGCCTTTAAATAGCCATAAATGATTCATATTTCCCTCCAGATTAGTGGCATAAAAAGTGGCGCATAAATTctactttttttgtatttttatgaaaaaattaaaaaagatcaaCCTTTGACATATTAAAATCCATTACAGTGCAGATTCAACGAAAACTGATCTTATATCAAGTGGCCGGAAATaccaatttaatttaaattcctGCATGATTGAAAGTTGATCTGGAAAGAACAGGAAACTTTGAGTCTATTTTTAGCATTTCCACAAAACATCATTCTATTGATTCGACTGAGGACTGACAAACACGTAATCGATGGAGGCTGCAGCGATGGAAGGCAAGAGGAAAGTTGTTATAGCTATGGATGGGAGCCAGCATGCTTTGTATGCATTGAATTGTGAGTACTGAACACTACAAATAAGTGATAATTCATAAAAGTAGGTCAATGTACAGTTGACTTGCATTTGaactattaacaataaaacGGAAATAAAAACAGGAAGTCAGATTTCATTCACAAattcacaaatatatttataattttattgatcggaatgatgttgtttttgttaacaatcttctcagtggcggatccagaaattttcataagtgggggcccactggctgcctaagagggggcccgatTTCGTcaagcttcagtgattccctatatcatacattttataagcaaccaaattttttctcaaaaagggGGCCCCTGCACCCccctctaaatccgcctctgcttCTTTCCACATCTTAACTCGCTTATATACATATTGATCGTTTTAGGGCTAGCTGTCTGTCAACACGTATACATGTTTAGTGTACCTGTGCAAATTCACGTTCATGTTATAAATGTGTAATGCaccaaaattataatattaatgttttttattattagaataaaagaaaattcgTATCTAAGGAGATTtatgaattgtaacactttGACTCAAATTTAGGTCAATATAAGTATACAGGAATAAAAGGAGAAGTGGAATGTGAATCAACAAGTTATCAaaccaaattacataaaaatcgCAAAGCCCTCTCAACGAGTTTTAGAGTGCTGCATGCACAAAAAGTCATAATATGATGATATCTTTTACATTTATGCAGTTATATGAATTGCTCGATACGATAATACGTTTTTTAACTTGAGCCTACCCAATTTTCCAAGATCGAGTAGTCTAGGAAGATTAAGGAATAGTCATACAGAATTTCACAGTAATGTCTTCAATGTTTTATAGTAATGTAACATTGTGTATACATGCGTatgtataaacaaacaaaaaatgtgaaaagGAAAGGTCAGGATTCATTTCTTAAGACTCTGAGTTCAACAAAGTTTTGAAAGCAGTTTAAAATTGACTAGTATTTGGGAGGCCTATTCGTGTTAAAAAAAGGAAGCTGTGATATGTTTGCcaattgagacaactctcttcAAGAGACCAAATCTGTTTTTGGAATTTATACGTGCTGGCCTCTACGGACTCCTATATCTGATATATGGGGAAAATGTACTGAAGTAAACTTAAGGGCAGCACGTATGTGAATacattttcttaataaattCTTAATTTAGATATAATTATGTCAAAGTCTGTCgaaattttagttttgaatcACCGTCGTTCTAGAAGTTATTAATTCCACGCATGAATATTAATCGAACCGCAAAGTATTCCCACAATTGCGATACTGCGACATTAGGTTGCGGaaatataaaacacatgaaaaaatTGGTCCAAGTGATAAATATTCAGACAGGTTTGCAATTTTTCTTATCCTTTCAACAGTTTTCAGCCAACAGTCGTAACATGTATAGTAGGGCAATAGAAAATAAAGCCTGGACACCAACCGTGTTTTCCTTGTCTTATACTCAAGATATCTTTTTTTGGTTGTTTGTTTGGTTGGGGTTggacttttattgtttttcggCACGAGAAAAAGCCTAAACAAATAGATTTAAGATAATTAAACAGTGTTACCAGATGTATGTGTTAGTCTAATacaaatttatacaatatactATACTATAGACCACCAGCGAAagtgttttatcatgtttactgtcAAAAATTCACATTGTTAGCTGACAAGGTAGATGCACCGATTACGAAATTAACACGTGTTGAAAGAAGTGAAATGTTATCTTCAGGTTTAATTGCATTTCGTATTTTAAGATTTTCTGTTCGGTAGTATATTGCCAAAACTAAGTCTGAacagtttgaattatttaaagaagTTCAATTTGTCATAATAATTAAAAGTGAACCTTAACTAACAGATTCTTGATTCATAGCTTGAGCCTTTGAAAAATATACGCTAAAAGATGCCGGATTTTGGCACAGAGAGATGaccaaaataaacatgttttcacCAATGCTTggtataagtaaaaaaaaacttattaattCCTCATCAATTTTAAAACGAAACTTGAAATGTATCATTCCCTGCTTAAGTGGGAAACACCATTATTCTTAAGTCCTCGAACGGCATAAATAAGTTTGACAAGTTAAAATTTGGAAATCTTGGGCAAGAAAAAGTCCAGACACATGATAAGCTTCCACAGGACCAGCATGtactttttaaaagtattaagtAAACTCAACTCTacagtacaaatgtatgtacgGGTAGTTGACATTTCATATGTACTTGTACTCAATATCTACTCAGTGACTTTTAGATAATCTGTTTTGTTTTCAGGGTTTAAAGAAAATGCACACAAACCTAACGATTATGTGTACCTTGTACATTCCATAGAGCTACAGCATGCACTACATAACTCAAAATGGCTTTACGGTAAGTTAAGGAATTGCTATCTAGGGAAGATGGGTGGATGAGGAAAACCGAGGGGATGAGGGGAGCATGGTTCATAAAACAACTGTTCGATCTTAAAAGATTTTGTGggttaaaatacaaacaaaaagaaagaagTGTGTTACTTTCAACAGCTTTATCTTGACCTAAgaataaaaaactttaaattatagaacacttttaacaatttaactaaAACCTTCATAATTACGAACATTATTTATCTATCGCATTATGTTACAGAATTGTTATTACTTCATATCATTCGTGTCAACAAcctataagttatatggttcgctactgaccccctacggatccatagagggttagtaaaatccatagggggtgaggccggaggccgaatcccctatgaattttattcaccctctatggatctgtAGGgtgtcagtagttaaccgtataacgaatttatcggccGCTGGACTTTTTCTACGGCGTTTtgctgaaaaataaacaatgaaacacaacaacattaatagatgacgtcgccattaacgcgtcatgaaccccatatgaaacttactaaccccatactataagttatatggttcgctactgaccccctacggatccatagagggttaataaaatccatagggggtgaggccggagtCTCTTATCGCACCGCGGgtaaattatcacgttgtgattggtttaacgccgtcacgtggtgaccccctatgagaccgtagggggttagtaagtttcataggGGGTTCGTGACGCGGTGATGGTGACGTCatatattaatgttgttgtgttttgttgtttattttacaacaaaacgcaGCAGAAAAAGTATAGCGTGCGATAAAttcggcctcaccccctatggattttattaACCCTCtttggatccgtagggggtcagtagcgaaccatataacttatagtcaccacgtgacggcgtttaaccaatcaaaacgtgataattcatctgtggtccgataatTGACTATAACAAACAAGGTTGTAACACACATATTTAATAACCCCAAAAGAATGTATACCATATAACAATTATACATAGGATCATATtaaaaacagtgtggtcctggccattaaTTGACGACCTAAagtatcccattgactgggacagattaggtgaacgtttgtctgtaacgaccattgctcacttcttactaattaaagaatttaaactgtggggtcaccaaaggttcttaacgccttaaataataaaaattattcgaaaaattattcaggaatagcCTTTATGTTTTGgttaatattattgatataaatcaacacatcgtattattccggattcgtttttcgaattgctttatttaggtgttgagaacctttggtgaccccacagattcagtgtctttaacaagtacatagcgatcagtgattgttaccgacaaacgttcacctaatctgtcccagtcaaagggataatttaggtcgtcaatcaatggccaggaccacactgttttgaatatgattctatatataCTTCATAAATGAAGATCAAATGATAATATGAAGAGTCTGTATAGTTACAGTTTTATATAGGAGAAAGATGAGAAGTTGTTTACAggattaaattatttaatttttgtataaatagtattatatgatatcatatataatttgacattatatataattataaattataattttacatgaATCTGATAGAATCAACTACCAAGtaacttgttaaaaaaatccAGCTATGTAATTTTTACATCGGATGACCGTGAAGGCGTTCCAGTATATTACTGTCGCCTAGATTTGCAATATATGTAACTTTCGTGTTGGGATTTTAATcgatttataaatatgataaataggCGGACATTATCGAGTGCAGAATAACATTCCTAATCGCTTGTTATCTAATCATTTTTTCCAATAGACACTcctaaaatgtatttttagaacatatattaataataataactttaattgtaaattacacccataatatgaaaatgttttgttgttagaaatatatatataaaagtaaaaagtttatCTCGAATATCTATATATGCACGGAAGAATATCGCAAGAACGTCTGCAatctccattctaatgcaacaacgtttgtaacgttaattttgattggataacgtcactttcttacatggcatcaattgacaattgatgctatgggacgtgcgcgcaagcgcagacggcatatgacatattttaaatacatgttttaacgttgttttctgtcagtttcattagaatggagataacaatattgtattttaagctccgacggcatcaatttgcgatttgatggtcgcaaatacccgtttactgtctccgctaacgcgtcgccagtaaacttaatttgcgaccatcaaatccccaattgatgctgtcggagcttaaaatataatacagttatctcctaaatgcAGAGTAATCGATCCTTGCTCTCTCTCACGGAAGAAAACTCTGCAAGGGGGATAGATCATTtagcggggggggggggggggggggactcACATAAAAAGTTCTTCAGTTAgatctttttatatattgacataTTTCTACTTCACTTATTCGGACGCACTTGACGGAAATTTTTTTATACGAACTCAAAcatttttggtcgtatattggtatcacgttgtcGTCGGCGTCAGCGTCGTCCGAATACGGatggtttccggacaataactttagtatcagtaaatagaaatcaataaaattttaacacaatgtttataacaacaaaagaaagcttgggattgattttggggttatggtcccaacgGTTTCGGAATTAAGGGACCAAAGGGcccaaaacaaacatttatctaGTGTCAGGACAATAATTTGTGTATCAGTAATtcaatttttctgaaattggaccacaatgtttaatatcaTAAGTAGAAGCTTGGTATATattttaagagttatctttctttgtccagaatagaaATTGAATCAACTAAAATCaatgctatatatatacaatatacaaggtaatattcacttttattaacaactgataaatttaaacaatctttagcattcagtgattacaagcactttgattaccattctagggttatgccctTTTACAAGTGgaaatttgggaaaaaaatcGTTTCTGTTCCCGTAACTTAagttggtcccaacagtttaggaataaggagCCCAAACGgcccaaaattaaactttgtttgatttcatcaaaaaatgaattattggggttaTTTGATATGCCCAATcgaactgtgtatgtagattcttaatttgtggtcccgttttcaaattggtttacatcaAAGTccaaaggatccaaaattaaactgagtttgattttaacaaaaaatgaattcttgtgctttttttatatgctgaatctaaacatgtatttagatttttgattatggacccagttttcaagttggtatAAATCAGCAtccaaaattataataataagtattgtgcaatagcaagaaatttccaattgcacagtattcagtaatagcaagaaatcttcaattgcacagtattgtgcaattgcaagtattttcaattgcacagtattgtgcaataggaagaaattttcaattgaagtTATCTTTCTATAGAAGTTGAATCAAcgtaaatcattgttttatacaatgtacaatgtatattcacttttactaccaactgataaattaaaacaatctttaccatgcAGTGATAACGAGcactttttgtacattttatgatgtatttaaatgggaagttattgttgaaaactccattagaaatttgaattgagatcagttttggaataaggaaaagtgggatgtgaaaaaaaattggggaggtggttcaatttttctcatttcagatttcataaataaaaaagataatttcttcaaacatatttttgagaggattaatattcaacagcaaagtgaattgctcaaaggcaaacaAATAGTTATAAGTTCAtgagaccacattcattctgtgtcagaaacctatgctgtgtcaactatttaatcacaatccaaattaagagttgaatccagcttgaatgttgtgtccatacttgacCCAACCGTtaagggttcaacctctgcggtcgtataaagctgcgccctgcggagcatctggtcaGATGTTACTATTGacaattaatattaattttaaccatgactgtatgacagtttatagtttaataatttatgatgtatttaaatgagtagttagcGTTCGCAAACTCcataagaaatttgaattgagatctgttttgaaataagggaaagggaGAGTTGAAAAAATGCGGGAGGGTCAAGTTTtcttatttcagatttcagaaatgaaaagaaaatttcttcaaacattttttttataggattaatattcaacagcaaagttcaaaagcaaaacaaaattttaagttcattagaccacattcattctatgtcagaaacctatgctgtgtcaactatttaatcacactCCAAATTCAGTgttgaatccagcttgaatgttgtgtccatacttgccccaacagATCAGTGTTTGACCTCTACGGTCGTTTAAAGCTGCTCCCTGCTCATCTggttcaaatttatatatatatatatatatatttatttatttattttacagaacCCCAAGCAACCGATGTTGACACCTTAGGACCATTGATACGAGAAGAACGCGCAATTATCAAAACCAAAATGGATATGTTAGGAAAGCATCTAATAGATTTACAGGTAATTTGGTTTAAATTTGTATATCATTCGGCCTGGCTTATACATGTACACGCATTACCATTATAGACACTGACTTAtagtaaatgtatttaaatagaatatgttatagataatgcatattttaaggtttttcttgtcgtagaacacaccgaggggtgtcaggattgatcaaatgaaagaccgaccggagggaggtctttctttcAATAATCCTGACacccgaggtgtgttctacaACAAGagaaaccttaaaatatgcattatctgacttatataccgtcaaaaaatattaattttataaggatttgtaaaatttagtatccttttttaccgacaacactaaagtgAGATATTCCTTTCTTGtgcgttcaggttttaatacgccctgcggctcatttaaaatgtgaaataaaactcactaaataaattagatataaaacttttaaaaattgttatccatacacaataaaaatattcctgtaactgcatgaagtaagacacacgtattgttaccatccgataacgatgtatgacaaatacaagacacattgtaagttatttattgtaccacttagcttatggaaaggggggagggggtatgtttttttcctatttgttatgttatttctatcgc is a genomic window of Mytilus trossulus isolate FHL-02 chromosome 1, PNRI_Mtr1.1.1.hap1, whole genome shotgun sequence containing:
- the LOC134708373 gene encoding uncharacterized protein LOC134708373, whose product is MEAAAMEGKRKVVIAMDGSQHALYALNWFKENAHKPNDYVYLVHSIELQHALHNSKWLYEPQATDVDTLGPLIREERAIIKTKMDMLGKHLIDLQMEGEVKPSESKNPGEGIVKAAAELGAEFIVTGTRGMGTIRRTILGSVSDYVLHHAEVPVIVCHKHKEKH